One genomic region from Jilunia laotingensis encodes:
- a CDS encoding DUF6443 domain-containing protein, translating into MRKFYSFIILQFVLSSLFSQESSQNYVLTRTFLNESGTKYIDNIQYFDGLGRPTQTVQKGVTPNRSNLVTLQEYDGFGRATKSWLPHVSTSSYLDPVSFKSVVPGTYNGDSRPYDETVYEDSPLNRVVKQYGPGASWGTHPVSTSYLTNDDSKELVCKYYYVTSTDSLAQDKVYPARELYVAKSTDEDGNVSYLFTDKLGRQLLSRQMSNATPYDTYYVYDDFDNLRFVLPPGYQDTDSLSLFAYQYKYDEYGRCIEKTLPGCEVVKYVYDKADNLIFSQDGVQRKKGEWTFYLYDLFHRLVMRGICTNTNTSLVKSQIVKTQLSRNSSTRMILAEGIGDTGYSSSFGISSPVLHTVNYYDDYTFLNLSGFSGKEGGSVNAKGLLTGNITFGLDGYTSYCTVSHYDTHGRVTKVISDNAMRGTETTTTSYTFTGKPLVVEYSHVARSVSPPLFSHTETYRYTYDHAERLTKVTHQLDEDPSVVLSENAYDELGRLQSKRFHGNSNLTTNYSYNIRNWVTKISGNSFKQSLYYDSNDGGSPACFNGNVSVMEWRVGTTASQRYDFSYDALNRLLSADYSSFQLAVTGNFPNFSERVLEYDKQGNIRRLQRYGKDSHFSSIQGPPKYTYPRVDDLTLNYRGNQLINVSDAGIDPLASGSFNYIDLHDDGSDDFAYDANGNLTKDLDKDINSISYNCLNLPEEISFTDNGNPRSISYSYDANGLKLSAEHVITDFTLTPMSSLSVQGNMSTSSPTRHFIKTFYGGNVIYKSNNTIYGDKWSSPKTRIERILTEEGYITLDGEDHEYHYYLKDHLGNIRVVMNQDGETIEQSNNYYPFGGIFESTGDGEQPYKFGGKEFDPMHGLNWCDFGNRYLRNDGPGWMSIDPLCEKYYSISPYAYCLNNPINAVDRDGRLVIFINGMHAGSGGKSDYWVNIDKMIMNRIKDWNADYIDGAHGGINSLPWNLSAKERDKVGYKQGKEYAKIFIYVYKNDDGSFKETIKIITHSMGAAFAKGFIKGLIDAGVPVNVIEFEADFAPFQPTKQKTVKGVKTYQLSHKQDNIANNRLLGSPSGKIDGVSEIDYYNDDDEIKTHGINTFWDEVSKLPEGKYIVVDGNIISQ; encoded by the coding sequence ATGAGAAAATTTTATTCATTTATTATATTACAATTTGTACTCTCTTCTCTTTTTTCACAGGAGAGCAGCCAGAATTATGTCCTTACCCGCACTTTTCTCAACGAGTCCGGAACTAAATATATTGATAACATCCAGTACTTTGACGGTCTTGGTCGCCCTACCCAGACCGTTCAGAAAGGTGTGACCCCCAACCGTTCGAATCTTGTCACCTTGCAGGAATACGACGGTTTCGGCCGTGCGACCAAGAGCTGGCTTCCCCATGTCAGTACCTCCTCCTACCTCGATCCCGTTTCTTTCAAGAGCGTTGTTCCCGGTACTTACAATGGCGACAGCCGTCCTTATGACGAGACGGTCTATGAGGACTCCCCCTTGAACCGCGTGGTTAAACAATACGGCCCCGGAGCATCTTGGGGGACACATCCTGTTTCCACCTCTTATCTGACGAACGATGATAGTAAAGAGCTTGTCTGTAAATACTATTATGTTACTTCGACTGACAGTCTGGCGCAGGACAAAGTTTACCCTGCGCGGGAATTGTATGTTGCAAAATCCACCGATGAGGACGGAAATGTCTCTTACCTCTTCACGGACAAGTTGGGCCGCCAGCTTCTTAGCCGGCAAATGTCGAATGCCACTCCGTATGATACTTATTATGTCTACGATGATTTCGACAATTTGCGTTTTGTCCTCCCTCCCGGCTATCAAGATACGGACAGCCTCTCCCTTTTTGCATACCAATATAAGTACGATGAATACGGGCGTTGCATTGAGAAAACACTTCCCGGCTGTGAGGTCGTAAAATATGTTTATGACAAGGCTGACAACCTCATCTTTTCCCAGGACGGTGTTCAACGCAAGAAGGGCGAATGGACCTTCTACCTTTACGATCTTTTCCATCGCCTTGTGATGCGTGGCATCTGTACCAATACGAATACCTCTTTAGTAAAAAGCCAGATTGTCAAGACCCAACTGTCAAGAAATTCCTCCACCCGCATGATCCTTGCGGAGGGAATAGGTGATACGGGCTATTCCTCTTCTTTTGGAATATCCTCACCCGTCCTTCACACAGTGAACTATTATGACGACTATACTTTCCTGAACCTCAGTGGCTTTTCCGGCAAGGAAGGCGGCAGTGTGAATGCCAAAGGATTATTGACAGGTAACATTACATTTGGTCTGGATGGTTATACAAGCTACTGTACGGTCAGCCATTATGACACTCATGGTCGGGTCACGAAAGTAATCAGTGACAATGCCATGCGAGGCACGGAGACCACTACGACATCTTATACCTTTACAGGCAAACCGCTTGTCGTGGAATATAGCCATGTCGCCCGGAGCGTCAGCCCCCCCTTATTCTCCCATACTGAAACCTATCGTTACACTTATGACCATGCGGAACGTTTGACCAAAGTAACGCACCAATTGGATGAAGACCCTTCGGTCGTATTATCCGAAAACGCCTATGACGAGTTAGGCCGTTTGCAATCAAAAAGATTCCATGGGAATTCGAACCTTACAACCAATTACAGTTACAACATTCGCAATTGGGTGACAAAAATTTCAGGCAATTCCTTTAAGCAGTCCCTCTACTACGATAGCAATGACGGTGGTTCCCCGGCCTGTTTCAACGGTAATGTCAGCGTGATGGAATGGCGTGTGGGTACTACCGCGTCTCAAAGATATGATTTCTCTTACGATGCCCTGAACCGCCTGCTTTCGGCTGACTATTCCAGTTTTCAATTGGCTGTTACTGGAAATTTCCCCAACTTCAGCGAGCGCGTTCTTGAATATGACAAGCAAGGTAACATCCGCCGTCTTCAACGATATGGCAAAGATTCACATTTCAGTTCAATTCAGGGGCCCCCTAAGTATACTTACCCGCGTGTTGATGATTTAACATTGAATTATCGGGGTAACCAGTTGATAAATGTCAGTGATGCGGGTATTGATCCTTTGGCGAGCGGCAGTTTCAACTATATTGATCTTCATGACGACGGCTCTGATGATTTTGCTTATGATGCCAATGGCAATCTGACGAAAGACTTGGACAAGGACATCAATTCCATCTCCTATAATTGCCTCAACCTGCCGGAAGAGATATCATTTACTGACAATGGCAATCCCCGCAGCATTTCTTACAGTTATGATGCCAATGGTCTTAAACTGAGTGCCGAACATGTGATTACAGATTTTACACTCACGCCTATGTCTTCCTTGTCGGTTCAAGGAAACATGAGTACGAGTTCACCTACACGGCACTTTATTAAAACTTTTTATGGTGGAAATGTAATTTATAAGAGCAATAACACGATTTATGGTGACAAATGGAGTTCGCCTAAGACCAGGATCGAGCGTATTTTAACAGAAGAGGGCTATATCACGTTGGATGGTGAAGACCATGAATATCATTATTACCTGAAAGACCATTTGGGCAATATCCGCGTTGTCATGAATCAAGATGGAGAGACTATTGAGCAGTCGAACAACTATTATCCATTCGGTGGTATCTTTGAAAGTACCGGAGATGGTGAACAACCATACAAATTCGGTGGTAAAGAGTTCGATCCTATGCATGGATTGAATTGGTGTGATTTCGGAAACAGGTATTTAAGAAATGACGGGCCCGGTTGGATGAGCATTGATCCGTTATGTGAAAAGTATTATTCGATTAGTCCGTATGCGTATTGTTTAAACAATCCTATAAATGCAGTGGATAGAGATGGGAGATTAGTTATATTTATAAATGGAATGCATGCTGGATCAGGTGGAAAATCAGATTATTGGGTAAATATTGATAAAATGATAATGAATAGAATAAAAGATTGGAATGCGGATTATATTGATGGAGCGCATGGGGGGATAAATAGTCTTCCATGGAATCTTTCTGCAAAAGAAAGGGATAAAGTCGGATATAAACAAGGAAAAGAATATGCTAAAATTTTTATATATGTTTATAAGAATGATGATGGAAGTTTTAAAGAAACCATAAAAATCATCACTCATAGTATGGGTGCCGCATTTGCTAAGGGCTTTATTAAAGGATTAATAGATGCGGGTGTACCTGTAAATGTTATAGAATTTGAAGCTGATTTTGCACCATTTCAACCAACAAAACAAAAAACTGTTAAAGGGGTGAAAACATATCAGTTGTCTCATAAACAAGATAATATAGCAAATAATAGACTTTTAGGAAGCCCGTCAGGAAAGATTGATGGAGTGTCTGAAATTGACTATTATAATGATGATGATGAAATTAAAACACATGGAATAAATACTTTCTGGGACGAAGTTAGTAAATTGCCCGAAGGTAAATACATAGTAGTAGATGGTAATATTATATCTCAATAA
- a CDS encoding RHS repeat domain-containing protein, producing the protein MKRFNYYFFFFNGSMQKMINKTVVLFIVVCFFMKPFISFSQTLDEIVPVSPNASSLETFGNVPVGPYTGVPDIQIPIYNIVVDNVTIPIKLQYHPGNVKKESVASWVGLGWSLNAGGMIGHTINGLDDFYSYQSNRYLSGQAINYIPKENESSKIQGVINNYPFVDTEPDIYSFHIGDHSGTMFFKNQIMNEVQQDNVSPIIQSKGNPLKVSYNYRQGTWTIIDGNGNTYYFGTPEYTYPHSNSEYCDNHQVCNYNFRQQTYNPGTKSDGNKQNTAWTLDSIKTHLDHKIRFKYKDDYVTNYPSYSERKAYILEHDGTLWDGTVPFFNYFALTYSSSVSLQKILKEIEFPHGKIEFETVDRRDVYGIYIDNSSKVTSPQCLSAIKIYSMDQSLVRKFTFQMEERQTGSGFNKIFLTEVMKPDASKYIFNYKSSHPGIAYSVDYWGYENGKSRGFEKSSDIGYPAPNGWGTFIPSMLIKKKDSYQYLFGADRTPDVNYATNDLLTQITYPTKGETRFTYELNDFSNTSYLDISRMRLADYSLVPTTGYMGGNNEFVLDSDESLVYITGRIQYSSSGTSMNPYLCPYLELRENTASGTVVYASVMNGDPACKPFTLKKGKYVMVLKDQDRREINGDYIRKLREEYGVSYMICEISKITSDKCSKGGGLRIKRIEDYDSNNSLVQKREFVYEKDGKSTGRLMSNLDFFKILSFKYRYEPIASKPEWDGLVRYYVMTYDYTASASVAFVSSVSYIPSMPSAAGSYVGYDYVEEHLYGPTKYEGMNRYYYYNKEDSVLYNQFYMEQYPTLSDPMNGSLLEQQVCDAESRILRTTKYEYETNCLQEQTQGLSIFIFYGKESESNRPGFYKEYPVYGQWNRMSKMTEHTYVNNVQLQPTLETYSYNEDNYQKNQVKVLSNNKERVITYQYPTNAGSNSVLEQMKKKNIVLPIVEEKKYTNGSLVEFIQREYKQEYNHFVPKVVRTSHRSNSPLKEDISYPYYNKSGYPCQINADEIPTTILWSYNDSRPIVTIQGITYPEVRTILGDNLINRLSQTNFPLESDCNTVREKLKDHGWVTVYVYDSWGNTCRIINPRGITETYEYDSVGRLIGRKDHKGSLLDKFEYHYKP; encoded by the coding sequence ATGAAACGATTCAATTACTATTTCTTCTTTTTTAATGGTTCAATGCAGAAGATGATAAACAAAACTGTTGTCTTGTTTATAGTTGTTTGCTTCTTTATGAAACCTTTCATTTCTTTTTCTCAAACTCTTGATGAAATAGTGCCGGTATCCCCCAATGCAAGTAGTTTGGAAACTTTTGGGAACGTTCCTGTTGGACCATATACGGGAGTACCGGATATTCAGATTCCTATATACAACATAGTAGTGGATAATGTAACGATTCCCATTAAATTGCAATATCATCCCGGAAATGTAAAGAAAGAAAGTGTAGCATCTTGGGTTGGATTAGGATGGAGTTTGAATGCCGGAGGGATGATAGGGCATACTATAAACGGGTTGGATGATTTTTATAGTTACCAATCTAATCGATATTTGTCGGGACAGGCTATTAATTATATCCCCAAAGAAAATGAATCAAGTAAAATACAAGGTGTCATTAATAATTATCCTTTCGTAGATACGGAACCTGATATTTATTCTTTCCATATTGGCGACCACTCGGGAACCATGTTCTTTAAGAACCAGATTATGAACGAAGTGCAACAGGATAATGTTTCTCCCATAATTCAATCCAAAGGAAATCCATTGAAGGTTTCGTATAATTACAGACAAGGAACTTGGACGATCATTGATGGAAATGGAAATACTTACTATTTTGGAACACCCGAATATACTTATCCTCACAGTAACAGTGAATATTGTGATAATCATCAAGTATGTAATTACAATTTTAGGCAACAAACTTATAATCCCGGCACGAAAAGTGATGGAAACAAACAAAACACAGCATGGACTCTGGACTCCATAAAAACACATTTGGATCATAAGATCCGGTTTAAATACAAGGATGATTATGTTACCAATTATCCTTCTTATAGTGAACGGAAAGCTTATATACTGGAACATGACGGTACATTGTGGGATGGAACAGTACCTTTTTTTAATTATTTTGCTTTGACTTATTCGTCATCGGTAAGCTTACAGAAAATTTTAAAAGAAATAGAATTCCCACATGGGAAAATAGAATTTGAAACCGTGGATCGGAGGGATGTCTATGGAATATACATTGATAATAGTAGTAAAGTTACTTCACCCCAATGTCTATCCGCTATAAAAATATATTCTATGGATCAAAGTTTGGTGAGGAAGTTTACTTTCCAAATGGAAGAGAGACAAACAGGCAGCGGGTTTAACAAGATTTTTTTGACGGAGGTTATGAAACCGGATGCAAGTAAGTATATTTTTAATTACAAAAGTAGCCACCCTGGGATTGCTTACTCAGTGGATTACTGGGGGTATGAGAATGGCAAATCACGCGGGTTTGAAAAATCTTCGGATATAGGTTATCCGGCACCTAATGGCTGGGGTACCTTTATTCCTTCTATGCTTATAAAAAAGAAGGACTCCTACCAATATTTATTTGGAGCGGATCGTACACCTGATGTAAATTATGCGACAAATGATTTGCTGACACAAATCACTTATCCTACGAAGGGGGAAACCCGATTTACGTATGAACTGAATGATTTCTCTAACACCTCTTATTTGGATATTTCACGGATGAGGCTTGCCGATTATTCATTGGTTCCTACTACCGGTTATATGGGAGGGAATAATGAATTTGTGTTAGATTCGGACGAATCTCTTGTATATATAACCGGAAGGATACAATATAGCAGTAGCGGTACAAGTATGAATCCATATTTATGTCCCTATTTGGAACTACGGGAAAATACTGCATCGGGAACCGTGGTTTATGCTTCTGTAATGAATGGTGATCCAGCCTGTAAACCATTTACTCTAAAAAAAGGGAAATATGTCATGGTCCTGAAAGATCAGGACAGAAGGGAGATTAATGGAGATTACATAAGGAAATTGAGGGAAGAATATGGTGTAAGTTATATGATTTGTGAGATCTCAAAAATCACATCTGACAAATGTAGTAAAGGGGGAGGGTTGAGAATAAAGAGGATAGAAGATTATGATTCAAACAACTCTTTGGTTCAGAAGAGAGAATTTGTCTACGAAAAGGATGGGAAAAGTACCGGGAGATTGATGAGCAATTTAGACTTTTTCAAAATATTGTCTTTTAAATATCGTTATGAACCAATTGCATCTAAGCCCGAATGGGACGGCCTTGTTCGATATTATGTCATGACATACGACTATACGGCGAGCGCATCGGTAGCTTTTGTTTCTTCGGTCTCTTACATCCCTTCAATGCCCAGTGCCGCAGGGTCTTATGTTGGATATGATTATGTAGAAGAACATTTATATGGCCCTACAAAATATGAAGGTATGAATCGATATTACTATTATAATAAGGAAGATTCTGTTTTATATAATCAATTTTACATGGAACAATATCCGACACTTTCAGATCCAATGAACGGTTCGCTGTTGGAACAACAAGTTTGTGATGCCGAGTCTCGCATATTGCGTACGACGAAATATGAGTATGAGACTAATTGCTTGCAGGAACAAACACAAGGATTATCCATTTTTATCTTTTATGGAAAAGAATCAGAGTCCAACCGTCCCGGATTTTATAAGGAATACCCTGTATATGGGCAATGGAATAGGATGTCTAAAATGACGGAGCATACTTATGTCAACAATGTTCAGTTGCAACCGACCCTTGAAACTTATAGCTACAATGAAGATAATTATCAAAAGAACCAAGTAAAAGTTCTTTCAAATAATAAAGAGAGAGTAATAACCTATCAATACCCTACAAATGCCGGTTCGAACTCCGTATTGGAGCAAATGAAGAAAAAAAATATAGTGCTTCCTATTGTGGAGGAAAAAAAGTATACAAACGGCAGTTTGGTGGAGTTTATTCAAAGAGAATACAAACAGGAGTATAATCATTTTGTCCCTAAAGTCGTTCGAACGTCACACAGAAGTAATTCTCCTTTGAAGGAAGATATCAGTTATCCTTATTATAACAAAAGCGGTTATCCCTGTCAGATAAATGCCGATGAGATCCCGACCACTATTTTATGGTCTTATAACGATTCCCGTCCGATAGTTACCATACAGGGGATAACTTATCCTGAAGTTCGGACTATTTTAGGTGATAACCTGATAAATAGGCTATCTCAGACAAATTTCCCTTTGGAAAGCGACTGCAATACCGTACGAGAAAAATTGAAGGATCACGGCTGGGTTACTGTCTATGTTTATGATTCATGGGGTAATACTTGCCGTATCATAAATCCCAGAGGTATCACAGAAACATATGAATATGATTCTGTGGGAAGATTGATTGGCAGAAAGGATCATAAGGGTAGTCTATTGGATAAATTCGAATATCACTATAAGCCTTAA
- a CDS encoding T9SS type A sorting domain-containing protein: MKSLLSLLFASVLSFQLSAQATLNSSCNLPRSGDHLVKQQVDYKAPGGKGVGVVWDFSDQTPLNDHYELNYRSLDAHSDTLVGTEHRTMYYYHLRGDSLYSLGYENPTTLITYRKPETLLVFPFIYGRTFTDYFEGTGSYCSRLDIHVQGKSQVTADASGMLVLPGGDTLRHVLRVHHRKRMVESMEPFTPGSSLRADTVPFVLDRDSIDWYLANDSSSLQVDTWRWYAEGYRYPVFESVEGSVCRQGSESPYFATSFYYPPHEQYYALDDDSDNRERRDGFVEKEYSVSNGNGEDGNGKDYSDERISYGISIDAQGELKIDYLLNESADVLIGLYDLQGRQLSDVRRQEKPVGRYTETLSLAGFPDGEYLLRLVVGGKTYGEKVLKR; the protein is encoded by the coding sequence ATGAAATCACTCCTTTCCCTTTTGTTCGCGTCTGTACTCTCCTTTCAATTGTCTGCCCAGGCCACCCTTAACAGTTCGTGTAACCTTCCCCGTTCGGGCGACCACCTTGTCAAACAGCAGGTTGACTATAAGGCTCCCGGTGGTAAGGGAGTGGGGGTTGTCTGGGATTTTAGCGATCAAACCCCGTTGAACGATCATTACGAGTTGAATTACCGTTCCTTGGACGCCCATTCTGATACCCTTGTCGGTACTGAACACCGCACGATGTACTATTACCATCTGCGTGGCGATTCCCTCTATTCCCTGGGTTATGAGAACCCCACCACCCTGATCACTTACCGCAAACCTGAAACCCTGCTCGTTTTCCCTTTCATTTACGGTCGTACGTTCACCGATTATTTTGAAGGGACTGGCAGTTATTGCAGCCGGCTCGACATCCACGTGCAGGGTAAATCTCAGGTTACAGCGGATGCCTCCGGGATGCTTGTTCTTCCCGGGGGTGACACGTTGAGGCATGTTTTGCGCGTGCATCATCGCAAACGCATGGTCGAAAGCATGGAGCCTTTCACCCCGGGTTCCTCTTTGCGCGCGGACACCGTCCCGTTTGTGCTGGACCGGGACAGCATCGACTGGTATCTTGCCAATGACTCCTCCTCTTTGCAGGTGGACACTTGGCGTTGGTATGCGGAAGGCTACCGCTATCCCGTGTTCGAGTCCGTTGAAGGTTCTGTATGCAGGCAGGGGAGTGAATCCCCCTATTTTGCCACCTCTTTTTATTACCCTCCCCACGAACAATACTACGCGCTGGATGATGATTCCGACAACCGGGAGAGACGTGACGGCTTCGTTGAAAAAGAGTATTCCGTCTCCAACGGCAACGGTGAAGACGGCAATGGCAAGGACTATTCCGATGAGCGTATCAGTTATGGTATCAGCATCGACGCTCAGGGCGAGCTGAAGATTGATTATCTCCTCAACGAATCTGCAGACGTGCTGATCGGGCTTTATGACTTGCAGGGCCGTCAACTGAGCGATGTCCGTAGGCAGGAAAAACCCGTTGGCCGTTATACCGAAACGCTCTCCCTGGCTGGTTTTCCAGACGGTGAATACCTTCTCCGTCTGGTTGTTGGCGGAAAGACTTATGGTGAGAAAGTCCTGAAGCGGTAG
- a CDS encoding YgjP family zinc-dependent metalloprotease — protein MEKIIEDKELGTLIVHVNPRARRLVFRAKSDAIYVTVPSGTTSAEIGDAVNKLRDKLRGCKEKVSRPLIDLNYRIDTEYFRLSLVSGQRDKFLAHSELGEMRIVCPPSADFTDGNLQSWLHKVIEEALRRNAKIILPPRLYMLSGQYNLPYKSVKINSSKGRWGSCSARKAINLSYYLVLLPKHLIDYVLLHELCHTREMNHGERFWALLNSVTDGKALELREELKQYKTEI, from the coding sequence ATGGAAAAGATTATTGAAGATAAGGAGTTGGGTACCTTGATCGTTCATGTTAATCCACGTGCCCGTCGTTTGGTTTTCCGCGCCAAAAGTGATGCAATTTATGTCACTGTCCCTTCCGGAACTACTTCAGCCGAAATCGGTGATGCGGTCAATAAGCTGCGTGACAAGCTACGCGGATGCAAAGAGAAAGTTTCCCGTCCTTTGATCGATCTTAATTATCGGATCGATACGGAATACTTTAGGCTTTCCTTGGTGAGCGGACAAAGAGATAAATTTCTGGCACATTCCGAATTGGGTGAGATGCGTATTGTCTGTCCCCCCTCCGCTGATTTTACGGATGGCAACTTGCAGTCATGGCTTCATAAAGTGATTGAGGAGGCATTACGCAGGAATGCTAAAATCATTCTTCCTCCTCGTCTTTATATGCTCTCCGGTCAATATAATCTCCCTTATAAAAGTGTGAAAATTAATTCAAGTAAAGGACGCTGGGGGAGTTGCTCGGCACGAAAAGCGATTAATTTGTCTTACTATCTTGTCCTATTGCCCAAACATCTGATTGACTATGTATTGCTTCACGAACTCTGCCATACCCGCGAGATGAATCACGGAGAACGTTTTTGGGCGTTGCTCAATTCTGTGACAGATGGAAAGGCACTCGAATTGCGAGAGGAATTGAAACAATATAAGACGGAGATATGA
- a CDS encoding head GIN domain-containing protein, with protein sequence MKTIFNVLMALLFASLLMSCTFIRENTETLKPSKNYITRDFNVTDFTAIDAITVSDIHYTQSTDGKCTLKIYGPDNFVELIQVSIKDKTLKLTMDKHKKIKNAQKLKITISSPHLNRIDFKGVGDIIIDDKLTTSRLDIESKGVGNINIQDLDCQNLMVSSMGVGNVEIKGKAENATLYSKGVGDISAIALEAVHVTASSSGVGNISCNAIQSIDASVRGVGSIDYKGSPEQKVFNKKGVGSIKNI encoded by the coding sequence ATGAAAACAATCTTCAATGTATTAATGGCCTTACTATTTGCAAGCCTATTGATGAGCTGTACGTTCATCAGGGAGAATACCGAAACTCTAAAACCCAGTAAAAATTATATTACCCGGGATTTCAATGTGACAGATTTCACTGCGATAGATGCAATCACTGTCAGTGATATTCACTATACGCAATCGACGGATGGGAAATGCACCTTAAAGATCTATGGTCCGGATAATTTTGTGGAATTAATACAAGTGTCGATCAAAGACAAAACTTTAAAACTCACGATGGACAAACATAAGAAAATTAAGAATGCACAGAAGTTGAAAATAACAATAAGTTCTCCCCATCTGAATCGCATCGATTTCAAAGGTGTAGGCGACATTATTATAGACGACAAATTAACCACCAGCCGTCTTGACATCGAAAGTAAAGGTGTAGGCAATATCAATATCCAGGACTTGGATTGCCAAAACCTGATGGTAAGCTCCATGGGAGTAGGGAATGTTGAAATAAAAGGTAAAGCCGAAAATGCAACTTTATACTCGAAAGGTGTAGGCGATATTAGCGCCATAGCTCTGGAAGCAGTTCATGTGACAGCTTCTTCCAGTGGGGTAGGAAACATATCCTGCAATGCCATTCAATCCATAGATGCCTCGGTGAGAGGTGTCGGTAGTATCGACTATAAAGGTTCACCGGAACAAAAGGTGTTCAATAAAAAAGGAGTGGGAAGCATAAAAAACATATAA
- a CDS encoding DUF4252 domain-containing protein → MKSVLLMCWMALLSVAVSAQDFASRFLSEYESDSNLVCITISPKMMREIMKSDVERDDEVLEIISNLKSMQMLTSEVKGQKYYDAALKVVEKNPGRFEPFLSFKDKSANCQIMVRKKNDAIIELVMLMHDKNHFAVINFTGNMSPEFISQLAASMKPKRS, encoded by the coding sequence ATGAAGAGCGTTCTTTTAATGTGTTGGATGGCATTGCTGTCTGTGGCTGTATCGGCCCAGGACTTTGCTTCCCGTTTTCTTTCTGAGTACGAATCGGATAGTAATCTGGTTTGCATTACGATTAGTCCGAAGATGATGCGGGAAATAATGAAAAGCGATGTCGAGAGAGATGATGAAGTATTGGAGATCATTTCCAATTTGAAGAGTATGCAGATGCTTACTTCCGAAGTGAAAGGACAGAAGTATTATGACGCAGCTCTGAAGGTAGTGGAGAAGAATCCCGGACGGTTTGAACCCTTTCTTTCTTTTAAGGACAAATCTGCGAATTGCCAGATTATGGTACGGAAGAAGAATGATGCGATTATCGAACTGGTGATGTTGATGCACGATAAGAATCATTTTGCTGTGATAAACTTTACCGGTAATATGAGTCCGGAGTTTATCTCACAGTTGGCAGCTTCGATGAAGCCGAAACGCTCTTGA
- a CDS encoding RNA polymerase sigma factor has product MQEISFRNDILPLKDKLFRLALRITLNRAEAEDVVQDTMLRVWNKRDEWQQFESVEAYCLIVAKNLAIDRIQKKEAQNVEITPEMEEEADASGPHDQLINEERMRIIHRLVDELPEKQRLIMQLRDIEGESYKEIARILNLTEEQVKVNLFRARQKVKQRYIEIDEYGL; this is encoded by the coding sequence ATGCAAGAGATCAGCTTCCGGAACGACATATTGCCTTTGAAAGACAAACTCTTTCGATTGGCGCTGCGGATTACCCTGAACAGGGCTGAAGCGGAGGATGTTGTACAGGATACCATGCTGCGGGTATGGAACAAGCGTGATGAATGGCAACAATTTGAATCGGTCGAAGCCTATTGCCTGATAGTGGCAAAAAACTTGGCGATAGACAGGATTCAGAAGAAAGAAGCCCAAAACGTGGAAATCACCCCGGAGATGGAAGAAGAGGCAGATGCATCGGGTCCACATGATCAGTTGATCAATGAGGAACGGATGCGGATCATTCACCGCTTAGTCGATGAACTCCCGGAAAAACAGCGGCTTATCATGCAACTGCGGGATATCGAGGGTGAAAGCTATAAAGAGATTGCAAGAATCCTGAACCTGACAGAGGAACAAGTGAAAGTAAACCTTTTCAGGGCAAGGCAAAAAGTGAAACAACGTTATATTGAGATAGATGAATATGGACTGTAG